One Rickettsia canadensis str. McKiel genomic window, AAAATATTCTATGAAATAGAACATGAAAGCGATTATTTTTATATTAAAACTAATTATAAAGCTAAAAATTTCCATATTGTAAAGCTGCCAGTAAATAATTTTGAAAACACTAGCCTAGATGATATTTATATTACCGAAGAACAGGATAAATATTTAAAAAGCTTTAATATTACAAGTAATTATTTAATCTTAAATTATCGTGACCAAGGTTTACCGCTAATTAAAATAAAGCAATTCAAAAATCTACAAGAAAAAATAATTCATTTTCCCGACGAAATTTTCGAAGCAAGTAGTTTTTCTACAAACTTTGAGGAAGACGATATCAGGGTACATTACTCTTCTCTAGCAAGACCAAGTACCACTTATAGCTACGATTTTGACAACAATCAATTAACGATATTAAAGCAGCAGGAAATACCTTCAGGCTTTAATCCGGAGGAGTATAAAGTAGAGAGAATATTTGCAGATAGTGATGACGTAAAAGTACCGATTACTTTATTCTATAAAAAATCTTTATTTAAAAAAGACAACTCAAACCCTTTATATCTAATGGGATACGGAGCTTACGGAATTAGCATACCTGTCAATTTTAGAAATATGGCAGTAACCCTTGCCGATCGCGGCTTTATTTACGCAGTTGCTCATATTAGAGGCGGTGATGATCTAGGTCATGATTGGTATGAAGCAGCGAAGTTTTTAACTAAAAAAAGAACCTTTGAAGATTTCATAGCTTGTAGTAGAACTTTAATTCAAGAGAAATATACAAGCAAACAAAATATAGTCATAATGAGCGGTAGTGCCGGCGGTATGCTAATCGGTTATGTACTTAATGAAAAACCGGAAATCTATAAAGCGGCAATCGCTCATGTACCATTTGTAGACGTGCTAAGTACCATGCTTGATGAGAGTTTACCGCTAACTCTCTTGGAATATAATGAGTGGGGTAATCCGAAAGAAAAAGAATATTTTGAATATATTAAATCTTACTCTCCTTATAATAACATAAAAGCACAAAACTACCCTGCTCTATTCATTACTTGTGGCATATCCGACCCACGTGTAGGTTATTGGGAACCTGCTAAATGGGTAGCAAAATTACGAGAGCTAAAAACGGACAATAACCCATTATTATTAAAAATAAATATGTATACAGGACATACCGGTTCTGCCAGCCGTTTTGAT contains:
- a CDS encoding S9 family peptidase; the protein is MKPPVTDKQNYSFELHGQIINDDYHWLRDPKWPKVEDSKILDYLEAENKYTENFFADLQKDKEKIFEELKGRIKLDDESVYVKKKDYYYYTRVEGDKNYPIYCRKYNNINAPEEVILDANLLAPNGGFTDVAKVAMSPDHNLMAYSVNFTGNEKYDIKIYNLKEQKYLSDNVKDIAPTITWHEKLNGFFYITINDNQRWDKVMFHRLGEDVSQDKLIFEVKNPLHFISSKKSASREYIFINSGDHNENEIYVIAMQDDHFTPKLVRPAQNKIFYEIEHESDYFYIKTNYKAKNFHIVKLPVNNFENTSLDDIYITEEQDKYLKSFNITSNYLILNYRDQGLPLIKIKQFKNLQEKIIHFPDEIFEASSFSTNFEEDDIRVHYSSLARPSTTYSYDFDNNQLTILKQQEIPSGFNPEEYKVERIFADSDDVKVPITLFYKKSLFKKDNSNPLYLMGYGAYGISIPVNFRNMAVTLADRGFIYAVAHIRGGDDLGHDWYEAAKFLTKKRTFEDFIACSRTLIQEKYTSKQNIVIMSGSAGGMLIGYVLNEKPEIYKAAIAHVPFVDVLSTMLDESLPLTLLEYNEWGNPKEKEYFEYIKSYSPYNNIKAQNYPALFITCGISDPRVGYWEPAKWVAKLRELKTDNNPLLLKINMYTGHTGSASRFDYLKETADELVFIFRVFNVEI